The Dioscorea cayenensis subsp. rotundata cultivar TDr96_F1 chromosome 7, TDr96_F1_v2_PseudoChromosome.rev07_lg8_w22 25.fasta, whole genome shotgun sequence genome includes a region encoding these proteins:
- the LOC120265749 gene encoding protein NCA1 — translation MSSGCPFAKTAPVGAVCPMRSGGDVDKHEARGEDGDRSQNNGSETVPAKCPFGYDSHTFKLGPLSCMICKALLFESSKCVPCAHKFCKACISRFKDCPLCGADIDKIEPDSDLQNTVERFINGHARIKRAQVNADGSEIQEQKNVIYADVSMERGAFLVQQAMRAFQAKNIESARSRLSLCAEDIREQLQSLGNTAELCSQLGAILGMLGDCCRAMGDAGQAVDYYEESVEFLSKVPAKDLELVHTLSVSLNKIGDLKYYDGDLQSARSYYMRSLDVRREAAKENSNVSSQIIDVAVSLAKVADVDRTLKNEAGAITGFQEAVELLESLKLNSDADESNLEQRRVSVLDFVRGQIEEKAV, via the exons ATGAGTTCTGGTTGTCCATTTGCTAAAACTGCTCCAGTTGGAGCTGTCTGTCCAATGAGGTCTGGCGGAGATGTTGACAAACATGAAGCAAGAGGTGAGGATGGAGATCGCAGCCAGAACAATGGCTCTGAAACAGTACCTGCTAAATGCCCCTTTGGATATGATTCTCATACTTTCAAACTAGGTCCTCTGAGCTGTATGATTTGCAAGGCCCTGCTTTTTGAAAGTAGTAAATGTGTACCCTGTGCACATAAGTTTTGCAA AGCATGTATATCACGCTTCAAGGACTGCCCACTATGTGGTGCTGATATAGACAAGATTGAGCCTGATTCAGATCTACAGAATACTGTTGAACGCTTTATTAATGGCCATGCAAGAATCAAGAGAGCTCAAGTGAATGCAGATGGTAGTGAAATTCAAGAACAGAAAAATGTTATATATGCGGATGTTTCCATGGAGAGGGGTGCATTTTTAGTACAGCAAGCAATGAGG GCTTTCCAGGCAAAGAACATTGAAAGCGCACGTTCAAGGCTTTCTCTCTGTGCAGAGGATATACGTGAGCAATTGCAATCATTGGGTAATACTGCAGAATTATGCTCACAACTTGGAGCTATTCTTGGGATGCTAGGGGATTGCTG TCGAGCAATGGGAGATGCTGGACAAGCAGTTGACTACTATGAAGAGAGTGTTGAATTCCTTTCTAAAGTTCCTGCAAAAGATCTTGAG CTAGTGCACACACTGTCTGTTTCTCTAAATAAAATTGGAGATCTCAAGTACTATGATGGTGACCTGCAATCTGCTAGATCTTATTATATGCGATCTTTGGATGTTCGTCGTGAGGCAGCCAAAGAGAACTCAAATGTCTCATCACAG ATTATAGATGTTGCCGTCTCTCTTGCAAAAGTAGCAGATGTGGATAGAACTCTCAAGAATGAAGCTGGGGCAATAACCGGATTTCAAGAAGCTGTGGAACTCTTaga